The following are encoded together in the Adhaeribacter arboris genome:
- a CDS encoding GntR family transcriptional regulator codes for MEMLIPVNTQSNHPKYKQILEGVIASIEKGRLERGQQLPSINELAQQQNIAKVTVAKAYEELRQRGIITAKQGKGFYVASTEVKNSLNVFLLFDTLNAYKETLFYALKATLPENARLNLFFHHYDQNLFQSLIKNNLGNYQYYVVMPHFNQDISAIVRQIPLEKLVVLDKTVPKLKGDYAAVYQDFEKDIQLALTVGIDLLKRYTKLTLVLSKDQFQFVPEGIITGFKKFAKKQNIACAITDKFTPDLIKAGESYLLFADRDLISFIKYVHEAKLKLGREVGLISYDDTPMKEILEGGITVISTDFEQMGRTTGQLILERRKEQITNSTRLIQRKSL; via the coding sequence ATGGAAATGCTGATCCCGGTAAATACGCAATCAAACCATCCCAAATACAAACAAATTCTGGAAGGAGTGATTGCCTCCATTGAAAAAGGAAGGTTAGAACGGGGGCAGCAACTACCGTCTATCAACGAATTAGCGCAGCAGCAGAATATTGCGAAAGTAACCGTAGCTAAGGCGTACGAAGAACTCCGGCAAAGAGGCATCATAACCGCCAAACAAGGGAAAGGATTTTACGTGGCTTCTACCGAAGTTAAAAATTCCTTAAATGTATTTTTACTTTTTGATACCTTAAATGCTTATAAAGAAACTTTGTTTTACGCCTTAAAAGCTACTTTGCCGGAGAATGCCCGATTAAATTTATTTTTTCATCATTACGATCAGAATTTATTTCAGAGCCTGATTAAGAATAATCTGGGCAATTACCAGTACTACGTGGTGATGCCCCATTTTAATCAAGATATATCTGCCATTGTGCGGCAGATTCCGCTGGAAAAATTAGTGGTGCTGGATAAAACCGTACCGAAACTCAAAGGGGATTATGCCGCCGTTTACCAGGATTTTGAAAAAGATATTCAATTGGCTTTAACCGTGGGTATAGACCTCCTCAAGCGGTATACCAAGTTAACTTTAGTGCTTTCCAAAGATCAGTTTCAGTTCGTGCCGGAAGGTATTATTACGGGTTTTAAGAAGTTTGCCAAAAAGCAAAATATAGCTTGTGCCATAACGGATAAATTTACCCCGGACTTAATAAAAGCCGGTGAATCTTATTTACTATTTGCGGATCGGGATTTGATTTCGTTTATTAAATACGTGCACGAAGCTAAATTAAAACTAGGCCGGGAGGTGGGATTAATCTCGTACGACGATACCCCGATGAAAGAAATTTTAGAGGGCGGCATTACCGTAATTTCCACCGATTTTGAGCAGATGGGCCGCACCACTGGCCAGTTAATCTTGGAAAGAAGAAAAGAACAAATAACTAATAGTACCCGATTGATTCAGCGAAAATCTCTTTAG
- a CDS encoding ABC transporter permease, protein MPLGQHPIPRNFPTFENLSQVLLNLSIDTIVAVGMMLLLIAGMFDLSVGSVVAFSGGLAANLMFFHEVPVPLAIAAGLLSAVAIGWINGYLIAYQGINPMIQTLAMLGIVRGGALLVAGANIQNLPYWFNAIGQSRLLGMQMPVWYMLLTVGLFTFLVNKTVFFRRYYYIGGNEKAAELSGIRVKRMKLYAFVLSATLAGIAGILLASRLGAAMSTLGRGLELRVITAVILGGASLQGGVGKIPGALLGALFMGLIANIMVIARISGLWQDIILGIILIAAVWLDLYLLRRSQVK, encoded by the coding sequence TTGCCTCTTGGCCAGCATCCTATTCCCCGAAACTTTCCGACTTTTGAGAATTTAAGCCAGGTTTTATTGAATCTTTCCATCGATACCATTGTGGCCGTGGGCATGATGCTTTTGCTTATTGCCGGCATGTTTGATTTATCGGTTGGTTCGGTGGTGGCTTTTTCCGGGGGGTTAGCGGCTAATCTTATGTTTTTTCATGAGGTACCAGTGCCGCTGGCCATTGCAGCGGGCTTGCTCAGTGCCGTAGCTATTGGCTGGATAAACGGGTATCTGATTGCTTACCAAGGCATCAATCCCATGATTCAAACCTTGGCCATGCTGGGTATTGTGCGGGGTGGGGCCTTATTGGTAGCCGGAGCAAATATTCAGAATTTACCTTATTGGTTTAACGCCATTGGGCAATCCCGGTTATTAGGCATGCAAATGCCGGTTTGGTACATGCTGCTCACGGTAGGTTTATTTACTTTTCTGGTAAACAAAACCGTTTTCTTCCGCCGCTATTATTACATCGGGGGCAACGAAAAAGCGGCCGAATTATCGGGCATCCGGGTGAAACGCATGAAATTATACGCGTTTGTTTTATCCGCTACCCTGGCCGGAATTGCCGGGATATTATTAGCTTCTCGTTTAGGAGCGGCTATGTCTACATTAGGCCGCGGATTAGAATTACGGGTAATTACGGCGGTAATACTGGGTGGGGCCAGCTTACAAGGCGGGGTAGGTAAAATTCCGGGTGCCTTATTGGGCGCTTTGTTTATGGGTTTAATAGCCAACATTATGGTTATTGCCCGTATCTCCGGTTTGTGGCAAGATATAATTCTGGGCATTATTCTGATAGCCGCCGTGTGGCTAGATTTATACCTGCTTCGGCGCAGTCAGGTGAAGTGA
- a CDS encoding sugar phosphate isomerase/epimerase family protein, which produces MQLGISTYTYGWGVGVPGNRPANPLNELDLLAKAREFGLRLVQFGDNLPLHELPEHRLAGLQQLAAAKGITLEIGARGLTPEHLHRYILLAEKLRANLLRFVIDAPGYEPDIKEIIQIIQNQLSVLETKQIILGLENHDRLKAREFAHILDQVNSPNVGICLDSVNSIGAGEGLEQIVETLAPYTVNLHVKDFGIQRLPHLMGFQIDGRPAGKGRLNVPWLLNKLQPFGRCRTAVLEQWVVPETELTETRRKEENWAVASVHYLRQYFET; this is translated from the coding sequence ATGCAATTAGGAATCAGCACCTATACGTACGGCTGGGGAGTAGGCGTACCCGGTAACCGACCGGCTAATCCCTTAAACGAACTCGACCTGCTCGCGAAAGCGCGTGAATTCGGGTTGCGATTAGTACAATTCGGGGATAACTTACCTTTGCATGAATTGCCGGAACATCGGTTAGCGGGCTTGCAGCAACTAGCAGCGGCTAAGGGTATTACTTTAGAAATTGGGGCGCGCGGCCTTACGCCGGAACACTTGCACCGGTATATATTACTGGCTGAAAAACTAAGGGCTAATTTACTTCGGTTTGTCATAGATGCTCCCGGTTACGAGCCCGACATAAAGGAAATTATTCAAATTATTCAAAACCAGCTCTCTGTTTTAGAAACCAAACAAATAATACTTGGCTTGGAAAATCACGATCGTTTAAAAGCCCGGGAATTTGCGCATATTCTGGATCAGGTAAACAGCCCCAACGTTGGCATTTGCCTCGATTCGGTTAATTCCATAGGGGCCGGTGAAGGCTTGGAGCAAATTGTGGAGACGCTCGCGCCTTACACCGTGAACCTGCACGTGAAGGATTTTGGTATTCAGCGTTTACCCCACCTGATGGGATTTCAAATTGATGGCCGGCCCGCGGGAAAAGGCAGGTTAAACGTGCCTTGGCTACTAAATAAACTACAACCGTTTGGTCGTTGCCGAACGGCGGTACTGGAACAATGGGTAGTACCGGAAACGGAACTAACCGAAACCCGGCGCAAAGAAGAAAACTGGGCCGTAGCAAGCGTCCATTATCTGCGGCAGTATTTTGAAACGTAA
- a CDS encoding sugar ABC transporter ATP-binding protein — translation MELQLKKISKYFPGVKALDDISFELRAGEVHALCGENGAGKSTLLNILTGNLQPDAGTILLNAQPTRITGPAQAAELGIAIVYQQLSLIDPLSVAENIFANRQPRNSWGFIHYSKLFAQTRALLQELHIDYLQPEQLVADLSPGEKQMVEIAKAFAQNPAILLLDEPTASITARETQTLFTLIKQLKKAGKSIIYISHRLPEIFQIADRVTVLKDGRYQGTRPIEEVTPEILIRLMVGRDLVPATETSCATAEELVRVTNLTGAGFKEVSFTLHKGEILGLAGLVGAGRTEIAQTLFGYLSREHGEVYLHGEQIFIHHPADAIAAGMGYVPEERKSQGLFLNRSVTENVIAANLAAAAPVNWYNHKVAGSWAQQYKEKLRIAVPHLDQPVSYLSGGNQQKVVLAKWLLTNPEVLMIDEPTHGIDVGAKAEIYELLRQLAASGKGILLISSELPELLALADRILVIRGGTIQGELIGKKATEEEIMALASW, via the coding sequence ATGGAACTACAGTTAAAAAAAATTAGCAAGTATTTCCCGGGAGTAAAAGCCCTCGACGACATTTCATTTGAGCTTCGAGCGGGCGAAGTGCACGCTTTATGCGGCGAAAACGGGGCTGGTAAAAGCACGCTCCTGAATATTCTAACGGGCAATCTCCAACCCGACGCCGGCACTATTTTGCTAAACGCCCAGCCAACCCGTATTACTGGTCCGGCTCAGGCGGCGGAATTGGGCATTGCCATTGTGTACCAGCAGCTAAGTTTAATTGACCCGCTCTCCGTAGCCGAAAATATTTTTGCTAACAGGCAACCGCGAAATTCCTGGGGCTTTATTCACTATTCGAAGCTTTTCGCCCAAACCCGGGCTTTATTGCAGGAATTACACATAGATTACCTTCAACCGGAACAATTAGTAGCTGATTTATCGCCGGGTGAAAAGCAAATGGTGGAAATAGCCAAAGCCTTTGCTCAAAATCCGGCTATTTTATTGCTCGACGAACCTACGGCTTCCATCACCGCCCGCGAAACGCAAACCTTATTTACTTTAATTAAGCAATTAAAAAAGGCCGGTAAATCCATTATTTACATTTCGCACCGCTTACCGGAAATATTCCAAATAGCCGATCGGGTTACCGTTTTAAAGGATGGTCGCTACCAGGGCACTCGGCCGATTGAGGAAGTTACCCCCGAAATTCTCATTCGCTTGATGGTTGGTCGCGACCTGGTCCCAGCAACTGAAACTTCCTGCGCTACAGCCGAAGAATTAGTACGGGTTACTAACTTAACCGGTGCTGGTTTTAAAGAGGTAAGCTTTACTTTGCATAAAGGCGAAATACTAGGATTAGCCGGGCTGGTAGGCGCCGGCCGCACCGAAATTGCGCAAACCCTTTTCGGCTACTTATCCCGTGAACACGGGGAAGTATATTTACACGGAGAACAGATATTTATACATCATCCGGCGGATGCCATTGCGGCGGGCATGGGCTATGTACCGGAAGAAAGGAAATCGCAGGGTTTATTTTTAAATCGCTCGGTAACCGAAAACGTAATTGCCGCTAACTTAGCAGCCGCTGCTCCAGTTAACTGGTACAACCACAAGGTGGCCGGTAGTTGGGCGCAACAATACAAAGAAAAGTTACGGATAGCTGTTCCGCACCTGGACCAACCGGTTAGTTATTTAAGCGGGGGAAATCAACAAAAAGTAGTACTGGCTAAGTGGCTGCTTACCAACCCGGAAGTTTTGATGATAGACGAACCTACCCATGGCATTGATGTGGGGGCAAAAGCAGAAATTTATGAGCTTTTACGCCAGTTGGCCGCAAGTGGCAAAGGCATATTGCTTATTTCGAGCGAATTACCTGAACTATTAGCATTAGCCGACCGGATATTGGTAATCCGCGGCGGTACGATCCAAGGGGAATTAATCGGAAAAAAAGCCACCGAAGAAGAAATAATGGCGTTGGCGAGTTGGTAA
- a CDS encoding ThuA domain-containing protein — MKKIVKIILWSLFGSLLLFGTALGIFFYKITNGFPVTYETEKPVIQFPQNQPAILVFSKATAFRHRESIAASLPVFTQMAQRNGWFVYQTEEGGVFNPEQLQQFKAVIFNNSTGRVLNEEQEQALSHYVEAGGALLGIHGAGDNSHHWPWYETNLLGTRFSHHPINPQFQKTEVHIEPAVDTILTQQLPASWVHEDEWYVFLDQPKGARVMSYINGDKINANGNMLWMKNKNFGMGSYHPVAWYRAVDQGKTFYTSMGHSQEVWQDANFVRLVENALQWSMK; from the coding sequence ATGAAAAAGATTGTTAAAATAATACTTTGGAGTTTGTTTGGCAGCCTCCTGCTTTTTGGAACTGCCCTGGGAATTTTCTTCTATAAAATCACCAATGGTTTTCCCGTTACCTACGAGACTGAAAAACCAGTCATTCAATTTCCCCAAAATCAACCGGCTATTTTAGTTTTTTCGAAAGCAACCGCCTTTCGGCACAGAGAATCTATTGCAGCCTCCTTACCGGTATTTACCCAAATGGCCCAGCGAAATGGTTGGTTTGTTTATCAGACGGAAGAAGGAGGTGTTTTCAATCCGGAGCAGCTCCAGCAATTTAAAGCAGTCATTTTTAACAATTCCACCGGTCGGGTGCTCAATGAGGAGCAAGAGCAAGCTTTAAGCCATTATGTAGAAGCAGGTGGGGCTTTGCTGGGCATTCATGGCGCCGGAGACAATTCCCATCACTGGCCCTGGTACGAGACGAACTTACTAGGTACCCGCTTCTCCCATCACCCAATTAATCCTCAATTCCAAAAAACGGAGGTGCATATAGAACCTGCCGTTGATACTATCCTTACCCAGCAATTACCTGCTTCGTGGGTTCATGAAGATGAATGGTATGTCTTTTTGGACCAACCAAAAGGCGCCCGGGTGATGTCCTATATTAATGGTGATAAGATTAATGCCAATGGTAATATGCTTTGGATGAAAAATAAGAATTTTGGCATGGGCAGCTACCATCCGGTAGCTTGGTACCGGGCAGTCGATCAGGGAAAAACCTTCTATACCTCCATGGGCCATAGCCAAGAAGTGTGGCAAGACGCTAATTTCGTCCGGCTGGTGGAGAATGCTCTCCAGTGGTCAATGAAATAA
- a CDS encoding response regulator — MKQPIIFVIDDDQQVLRAIERDLRKQYRKEYRILSAESGEEALAVVKELKLKSEVVALFLSDQRMPGMQGVDFLELAKDYYPEAKRVLLTAYSDTNAAIQAINKVQLDYYLMKPWDPPEEKLYPILQDQLDDWQINFKPDFQGIKLVGFQWSPQSHLIKDFLAGNLIPYQWLDIQTNGKAQELLDLSKLDAKNLPALFFEDGSYLANPDLLSVAAKIGLNVTATANLYDVVIIGAGPAGLAAAVYGASEGLKTLVVERRAPGGQAGTSSKIENYLGFPTGLTGAELTKRAILQATRLGAEFLAPLEVVDIQIKDKYKILVLTDGTQIKTRSIVLTTGVEYMQLPASGIDNFTGAGIYYGAATTEAVAARDEEIYIVGGGNSAGQAAMYLSKFAAKVFILIRGQSLAATMSQYLIDQINNTPTIQVLNRTVVKEAHGDNRLEELILENVDTKECWKVKAHFLFIFIGAKPCNDGIKLDFMTNTKGYIETGRELMKYDNFRKKWKLDREPFPLESCYPGVFAAGDVRSGAMNRIASAVGEGAMAIKLVHEYLAEN; from the coding sequence ATGAAGCAACCTATTATATTCGTAATCGACGATGATCAGCAGGTTTTGCGGGCTATTGAACGGGACTTACGTAAGCAGTATCGCAAAGAATACCGGATATTAAGTGCGGAATCAGGCGAAGAAGCTTTGGCAGTTGTGAAAGAGTTAAAGCTAAAAAGCGAGGTAGTTGCTTTATTTTTGTCGGACCAACGGATGCCGGGTATGCAAGGCGTAGATTTTCTGGAACTGGCCAAAGACTATTATCCCGAAGCCAAGCGCGTGCTGCTTACCGCCTATTCAGATACCAATGCCGCCATTCAGGCCATTAACAAAGTACAGCTCGATTATTATTTAATGAAACCCTGGGACCCGCCCGAAGAAAAATTATATCCTATTCTGCAAGACCAGTTGGATGATTGGCAAATAAATTTTAAACCTGATTTTCAAGGTATTAAGCTGGTGGGCTTTCAATGGTCCCCGCAATCACACCTTATCAAAGATTTTCTGGCCGGCAACTTAATTCCTTACCAATGGCTGGATATTCAAACTAACGGTAAGGCCCAGGAGTTGCTGGACTTAAGTAAGCTCGACGCTAAAAATTTACCGGCTTTATTTTTTGAAGACGGTAGTTATTTAGCCAACCCCGATTTATTGAGTGTGGCGGCCAAAATTGGCTTAAACGTTACCGCTACCGCTAATTTATACGACGTGGTGATTATTGGGGCGGGGCCGGCCGGTCTGGCAGCAGCGGTGTACGGCGCTTCCGAAGGATTAAAAACTTTAGTGGTAGAACGGCGGGCGCCCGGTGGTCAGGCCGGTACCAGTTCAAAAATCGAAAATTATTTGGGTTTTCCTACGGGTCTTACCGGGGCGGAACTTACCAAGCGGGCCATTTTACAAGCTACACGTTTGGGAGCCGAGTTTTTAGCGCCTTTAGAAGTAGTGGATATTCAGATAAAAGATAAATACAAAATTTTGGTACTCACCGATGGCACCCAAATAAAAACCCGGAGCATTGTCCTCACTACCGGCGTAGAATACATGCAATTACCCGCTAGTGGCATTGATAATTTTACCGGCGCCGGCATTTACTACGGCGCTGCTACCACCGAAGCCGTGGCAGCCCGAGACGAAGAAATTTACATTGTGGGCGGCGGTAATTCAGCCGGGCAGGCGGCCATGTACTTGTCTAAGTTTGCGGCGAAAGTATTTATCTTAATTCGGGGGCAAAGCTTGGCCGCTACCATGTCGCAGTATTTAATTGATCAAATCAACAATACGCCGACTATTCAGGTATTAAACCGAACCGTTGTAAAAGAAGCGCACGGCGATAACCGGCTGGAAGAATTAATATTAGAAAACGTAGATACGAAAGAATGCTGGAAAGTGAAAGCTCACTTTTTGTTCATTTTTATTGGGGCTAAGCCGTGTAACGATGGTATTAAACTAGATTTTATGACCAATACCAAAGGCTACATTGAAACGGGCCGCGAATTAATGAAATACGACAACTTCCGCAAAAAGTGGAAGCTCGATCGCGAACCTTTTCCGCTGGAATCGTGCTACCCGGGCGTTTTTGCCGCTGGCGATGTCCGTTCTGGGGCCATGAACCGCATTGCCTCCGCCGTAGGCGAAGGAGCCATGGCCATTAAACTAGTACACGAATATTTAGCCGAAAATTAA
- a CDS encoding sugar phosphate isomerase/epimerase family protein — MKNIVYTCFICLVALAACNQNKTAITENSTNTAATGDVTQDWKFGIALWTFHTFNFPEALAKVDSAGVQYVEPNTFHKTGPDLKDSLILQLSPTGLTKLRSLLDQKKLAVGSVYIVGDSTVASWQKQFEIAKQLGATFVTAEPPINMWDSVDSLAGAYNLKVALHEHWKGVSRYWHPDSVLAAIKDHPNFGACADLGHWPKSGINPLEAVRKLNGHIIGVHLKDIAAFNDPKLKDVPVGTGVVDFPAVFQELKKQQFKGYIYIERDAEDKPSNLPSVIQTVKYYNDQVKQLQ; from the coding sequence ATGAAAAACATTGTGTACACTTGTTTTATTTGCCTGGTGGCCTTGGCTGCTTGTAACCAGAACAAAACCGCTATTACCGAAAATTCTACCAACACAGCCGCTACCGGCGACGTAACCCAAGACTGGAAATTTGGCATCGCCCTATGGACCTTCCATACTTTTAACTTTCCGGAAGCCTTGGCCAAGGTGGATAGCGCGGGTGTGCAGTACGTAGAACCCAATACTTTCCACAAAACTGGCCCCGATTTAAAAGATTCTTTAATTCTGCAACTTTCACCGACGGGTTTAACTAAACTCCGGTCTCTTCTGGATCAGAAAAAATTAGCAGTCGGCTCAGTTTATATCGTCGGCGATTCTACGGTTGCCTCTTGGCAAAAACAATTCGAAATTGCCAAACAACTCGGCGCCACCTTCGTCACCGCTGAGCCACCCATTAACATGTGGGATAGTGTAGATAGTCTAGCCGGAGCCTACAACCTGAAAGTAGCCCTTCATGAGCATTGGAAAGGCGTGAGCCGCTACTGGCACCCCGACTCGGTTTTAGCAGCGATAAAAGATCACCCTAACTTTGGCGCTTGTGCCGATCTGGGTCATTGGCCCAAAAGTGGCATAAACCCTTTGGAAGCCGTAAGAAAACTTAATGGGCACATTATTGGGGTGCATTTAAAAGACATTGCGGCTTTTAACGATCCGAAATTAAAAGATGTACCGGTCGGAACGGGCGTAGTTGATTTTCCCGCCGTTTTTCAGGAATTAAAAAAGCAGCAGTTTAAAGGGTACATTTATATTGAACGCGATGCCGAAGATAAACCGAGTAACCTGCCCTCCGTTATCCAGACCGTTAAGTATTACAACGATCAGGTAAAGCAATTGCAATAA
- a CDS encoding Dabb family protein: MTHCRIRHTVIFKLRHPKGSPEEQDFLAAAQQLASLPGVENFESLKQISPKNRFEWGLSMEFGSQTEYDQYDRHPEHVNFIKERWLPEVENFLEIDYQL, translated from the coding sequence ATGACCCACTGCCGAATTCGTCACACGGTTATATTTAAACTCAGGCACCCGAAAGGCTCTCCTGAAGAGCAGGATTTTTTAGCGGCGGCTCAGCAACTCGCTTCTCTTCCGGGGGTAGAAAACTTTGAATCGTTGAAGCAGATTAGCCCGAAGAACCGGTTTGAGTGGGGCTTGTCGATGGAGTTTGGCAGTCAGACCGAGTACGACCAATATGACCGCCACCCGGAGCACGTAAATTTTATCAAGGAGCGTTGGCTGCCAGAGGTAGAAAACTTCCTGGAAATAGATTACCAATTATAA
- a CDS encoding DUF937 domain-containing protein — protein sequence MFDQILDLVKQQVGNNPQVASSIPAGQADAVHTEIAHHVTNGLASQAAAQGGAGGLLSMLQGGLSSGSPITSVIEGGLVGSLGSKFGLPPAATGAIAAALPGLLQKFAHKAADPNDNSITEDSISQSLSKLGGGSLGNLAGSLGSLFK from the coding sequence ATGTTTGATCAAATCTTAGACTTAGTTAAGCAACAAGTAGGCAATAACCCTCAAGTTGCTTCTTCTATACCGGCCGGCCAGGCCGATGCCGTGCATACCGAAATTGCGCACCATGTTACGAATGGATTAGCCAGCCAAGCAGCGGCCCAAGGCGGCGCAGGTGGTTTATTGTCGATGCTGCAAGGTGGCCTGTCCTCCGGAAGCCCTATAACCAGCGTTATTGAAGGAGGCTTGGTAGGTAGCCTGGGCAGCAAGTTTGGCTTGCCCCCAGCGGCCACCGGAGCTATTGCCGCCGCTTTACCCGGATTGCTTCAAAAATTCGCGCACAAAGCCGCTGACCCAAATGATAACAGTATAACCGAAGACAGCATTTCCCAATCTCTTTCCAAATTGGGAGGAGGCAGTTTAGGCAATTTAGCGGGTAGTTTAGGCAGTTTATTTAAATAA
- a CDS encoding phosphogluconate dehydrogenase C-terminal domain-containing protein has translation MAKITLVGAGGKMGCRLTDNFKNCTQYLLDYLEVSPQGIQNLQQRGVTVSVQEESVPDADVVILAVPDVAIGAISREIIPQMKAGALVMTLDPAAPLDGVIHHRADLGYVIAHPCHPSVFNWEPTEEAFRDFYGGISAKQSIVVALMHGTEEHYKLGEKVAQDMYQPIKDTHRITLEQMAILEPAMVETLAQTCMEVVKEGYDRIVQLGVPEAAARDFVLGHLRIQIAVLFKEVNGTFSDAAYKISKRAKPILFKENWQNIFQMEDIREQVKDITTK, from the coding sequence ATGGCTAAAATTACGCTCGTAGGGGCTGGCGGTAAAATGGGGTGCCGCCTCACCGATAATTTTAAAAACTGTACTCAGTATTTACTGGATTACCTGGAAGTGAGCCCCCAGGGCATTCAAAACCTGCAACAACGCGGTGTAACCGTGAGCGTGCAGGAAGAATCCGTACCGGATGCGGATGTGGTAATTTTAGCGGTACCCGATGTAGCGATTGGGGCTATATCACGGGAAATTATTCCGCAAATGAAGGCAGGAGCTCTGGTAATGACTTTAGACCCAGCGGCGCCGTTGGATGGCGTTATTCACCACCGCGCTGATTTAGGTTATGTTATTGCCCATCCTTGTCACCCGAGTGTATTTAATTGGGAGCCTACCGAAGAAGCTTTCCGCGATTTTTACGGTGGTATTTCCGCGAAGCAATCCATTGTGGTGGCCCTGATGCACGGTACTGAAGAGCATTATAAGTTAGGAGAAAAAGTAGCCCAGGACATGTACCAGCCCATCAAAGATACCCACCGTATTACCTTGGAGCAAATGGCTATTCTGGAACCGGCCATGGTCGAGACCCTGGCGCAAACCTGCATGGAAGTCGTAAAAGAAGGCTACGATCGTATTGTGCAATTAGGCGTACCCGAGGCCGCTGCCCGTGATTTTGTGTTGGGCCACTTGCGCATTCAGATTGCGGTGTTATTTAAAGAAGTAAACGGTACCTTCTCCGATGCCGCCTATAAAATCAGCAAGCGCGCCAAACCCATTTTGTTTAAAGAAAACTGGCAGAATATCTTTCAAATGGAGGATATCCGCGAACAGGTTAAAGATATTACGACCAAATAA
- a CDS encoding Gfo/Idh/MocA family protein has protein sequence MKKLKFAVFGTGFWSYYQLSGWQELPGVEPIALYNRTQSRAEEVARTFNVPHVYDDPDELLQQHAAELDFMDIITDVDTHALFTEKGAAQGLAVICQKPMAPTLETARRMVTVCKNAGVKLYIHENFRWQAPIRKVKEILDSGLLGKLFRARVTFVSAFPVFQNQPFLAELEEFILTDIGSHILDICRFLFGEVASLYCQTNRVNSQIKGEDVAHVLLRMQNGISCFAEMSYASLLEKEAFPQTLVQVEGEHGSLILTHDFQIKITTRQGTNSTAAEPQMYSWVDPAYAVVHSSIVDCNRNILEDLLGNAPAETTGDDNFQTVRLVHAAYESARTNKVVSLF, from the coding sequence ATGAAAAAATTAAAGTTCGCCGTTTTTGGTACGGGTTTCTGGTCGTATTATCAGCTCTCGGGTTGGCAGGAACTCCCGGGAGTTGAACCTATCGCCTTATATAACCGCACCCAGAGCCGGGCCGAAGAAGTGGCCCGCACCTTTAACGTGCCGCACGTATACGATGACCCGGACGAACTCCTGCAGCAACACGCGGCGGAACTGGATTTTATGGATATTATCACCGACGTAGACACCCACGCACTATTTACCGAAAAAGGCGCCGCGCAGGGTTTAGCGGTCATTTGTCAAAAACCCATGGCGCCGACTCTCGAAACGGCCCGCCGCATGGTAACGGTTTGTAAGAATGCCGGCGTAAAGTTGTACATCCACGAAAACTTCCGGTGGCAAGCGCCCATCCGGAAGGTAAAAGAAATCTTAGATTCTGGCTTATTAGGTAAATTGTTTCGGGCGCGGGTTACTTTTGTTTCGGCTTTCCCGGTGTTTCAGAATCAGCCTTTTTTGGCGGAACTGGAAGAATTTATTTTAACGGATATTGGCTCCCATATTCTGGATATCTGTCGATTTCTTTTCGGCGAAGTAGCGTCGTTGTATTGCCAAACCAACCGGGTAAATTCCCAAATTAAAGGCGAAGATGTAGCCCATGTGTTGCTGCGCATGCAAAACGGAATTTCCTGCTTCGCCGAAATGTCGTACGCTTCTCTGCTGGAAAAAGAAGCTTTTCCGCAAACGCTGGTTCAGGTAGAAGGCGAACATGGCTCGCTAATTCTAACCCACGATTTCCAGATTAAAATCACTACCCGCCAAGGAACTAACAGCACTGCGGCTGAGCCTCAAATGTACTCCTGGGTAGATCCCGCGTACGCGGTGGTCCATTCTTCCATTGTGGATTGTAACCGCAATATTTTGGAAGATTTACTCGGCAATGCACCCGCTGAAACTACCGGCGACGATAATTTTCAAACGGTGCGGTTGGTACACGCGGCGTACGAATCGGCCCGGACAAATAAAGTAGTGTCCTTATTTTAG